From the genome of Pelobacter propionicus DSM 2379, one region includes:
- a CDS encoding efflux transporter outer membrane subunit: MKNMKPILPVAMATLLLACSVGPDYVRPTAVVPAAFGESAPWRVAQPRDNAQRGPWWHIYEDPRLNGLMEQVTLSNQSLKAAEAQFRQARALVQAARSGYHPQLHGGASLDRSRSYSKNSGSTSTTYLLSADASWELDLWGRVRRDVEASRAEAQASAADLESLRLSIQAELVGDYFQLRTIDAQKRLLDETVSSYEQYLELTRNRHAAGVASPADVLQAETQLRNSQAQAIDLGVERAQREHAIALLIGRAPAEFTLTPIPLDSIPPPSPPGLPSRLLERRPDIAAAERRVAAANARIGVATAAYFPAITLSSSAGFASSSLSNWLSWPGHVWALGSAIAQTVYDGGLRGAQVDEARATHEATVANYRQTVLTAFQEVEDNLAALRILEQEAAVQDQALRAARQSLVITTNQYRAGIVGYLNVIVAQTTALELERDSIDLMGRRMAASVNLVKGIGGGWDAADLAAIDGNGQQ; this comes from the coding sequence ATGAAAAACATGAAACCGATACTGCCCGTTGCCATGGCTACGCTGCTCTTGGCCTGCAGCGTGGGACCTGACTATGTCAGGCCGACCGCGGTCGTGCCGGCCGCATTCGGGGAGAGCGCCCCCTGGAGGGTTGCCCAGCCCCGCGACAACGCCCAGCGTGGTCCCTGGTGGCATATCTACGAAGACCCTCGCCTGAACGGGCTGATGGAACAGGTTACGCTTTCCAACCAGTCGCTCAAGGCCGCCGAGGCGCAGTTCCGCCAGGCGAGAGCCCTTGTCCAGGCCGCCCGCTCCGGTTATCATCCCCAGCTGCACGGGGGAGCGTCGCTGGATCGTTCCCGGAGCTATTCCAAAAACAGTGGGTCAACCTCCACGACCTACCTGCTCTCAGCCGATGCCTCCTGGGAACTGGACCTGTGGGGACGGGTGCGCCGCGACGTCGAGGCCAGCCGGGCCGAGGCCCAGGCCAGCGCGGCCGACCTGGAATCGCTGCGTTTGAGTATCCAGGCGGAACTGGTGGGAGACTACTTCCAGCTGCGAACCATCGACGCCCAGAAACGGCTCCTGGACGAGACCGTCTCCTCCTACGAGCAGTACCTGGAGCTGACCAGAAACCGCCATGCGGCCGGCGTGGCCTCCCCGGCCGACGTGCTCCAGGCCGAGACCCAGCTGAGGAACAGCCAGGCCCAGGCAATCGACCTGGGAGTGGAGCGCGCCCAACGGGAGCACGCCATTGCGCTTCTGATCGGCAGGGCCCCGGCCGAGTTCACCCTGACGCCCATTCCCCTGGACAGCATCCCTCCCCCTTCACCTCCCGGCCTGCCGTCCCGGCTCCTGGAACGCAGGCCGGACATAGCGGCGGCCGAGCGGCGGGTTGCTGCGGCCAATGCCCGCATCGGCGTCGCCACGGCAGCCTACTTCCCCGCCATTACCTTGAGCTCTTCCGCCGGCTTCGCCTCATCGAGCCTTTCCAACTGGCTGAGTTGGCCCGGCCATGTCTGGGCCCTGGGGAGCGCCATCGCCCAGACCGTCTATGACGGCGGCCTGCGAGGGGCGCAGGTGGACGAGGCCCGGGCAACCCATGAAGCCACGGTGGCCAACTACCGCCAGACGGTCCTGACCGCCTTCCAAGAGGTAGAAGACAACCTGGCCGCGCTGCGTATCCTGGAGCAGGAGGCGGCAGTGCAGGATCAGGCGCTGCGGGCGGCACGCCAGTCGCTGGTAATCACCACCAACCAGTACCGTGCCGGGATCGTCGGCTATCTCAACGTCATCGTCGCCCAGACAACCGCCCTTGAACTGGAGCGGGACAGCATCGACCTCATGGGACGGCGCATGGCGGCCAGCGTGAATCTGGTCAAGGGGATCGGGGGTGGCTGGGATGCCGCTGACCTGGCGGCGATTGACGGGAACGGACAGCAATAG
- a CDS encoding multidrug efflux RND transporter permease subunit, translating into MNLSAPFIHRPVATTLLTLGLFLAGMIAFRLLPISPLPQVDFPTISISASLPGADPETMSTSVAAPLERQFGRIAGVTEMTSTSNRGSTSITLQFDLDRDIDGAARDVQAAINAARGFLPTNLPKNPTYRKVNPSDAPIMILALTSTTISKPRMYDLASTVLQQKISQVRGVGQVTVGGSSLPAVRVELNPLALSRYGVSLESVRTTLSANNVNRPTGQLSDGERSWQIQTNNQLHRAEEYLPLIISHNAGSSLRLADVARVEDSVEDLRSTGLANGQPAVLLIINRQPGANIIETVDRVRDLLPQLEAALPGGIRMSVTMDRTPSIRGSLAEVEQSLVISGLLVILVVFAFLRTLRATLIPAVAVLVSIVATFAVMYLCDYSLDNLSLMALTIATGFVVDDAIVVLENITRYREMGRSPLEAALAGSKEIAFTVLSMSISLVAVFIPILLMGGMVGRLFRQFAVTLSTAILVSLAVSLTLTPMMCARLLKPDNPTGHGRLFRAGERLFDLLLEGYRRSLAWALAHSRLMLGLVVVTVAVNVYLFRVIPKGFFPEQDTGRISGNIQASQDISFQAMSAKLAQVVEIIGRDRDVEYVTGFTGGGSTTNSGRMFIALKPFEQRSTSAQQVIGRLRQKLAGVAGAPTFLQPVQDLRVGGRGSSALYQYTLSSEDLSLLTSWAPAMLARMRTLPGLADVNSDQQNRGREVELTIDRPTAARLGITPKVINNTLYDAFGQRQVAVSYTLLNQYHVVMEVAPRFWQHPDTLRDIRVTSSDGAQVPLSAFTRFQTRPTTLAVNHQGQFPSVTLSFNLLPGYSLGDAVEAIDKAKRDMGFPAAIRGSFQGTAQAFRSSMASQPLLILAALVTVYIVLGMLYESYIHPITILSTLPSAGVGAVLALLLCKTDMSLIAMIGVILLIGIVKKNGIMMVDFALQAERGEGKSPEEAIFAACLLRFRPIMMTTMAALLGALPLALGHGVGSELRRPLGIAIVGGLIFSQMMTLYTTPVVYLYMDRFRIWLDRKRKRRFSTDATAQDVNL; encoded by the coding sequence ATGAACCTCTCCGCCCCCTTCATACACCGCCCGGTGGCCACGACGCTCCTGACCCTGGGGCTGTTCCTGGCCGGCATGATCGCCTTTCGCCTGCTGCCGATTTCACCGCTGCCCCAGGTGGACTTCCCCACCATCTCCATATCGGCCAGCCTGCCGGGAGCGGACCCGGAGACCATGTCCACCTCGGTAGCTGCCCCTCTGGAGCGCCAGTTCGGCCGCATCGCCGGCGTGACCGAGATGACCTCCACCAGCAACCGCGGCTCCACCAGCATCACCCTGCAGTTCGACCTGGACCGCGACATCGACGGTGCTGCCCGTGATGTCCAGGCCGCCATTAACGCGGCGCGCGGCTTCCTGCCGACCAACCTGCCCAAAAACCCGACCTACCGCAAGGTGAACCCGTCCGATGCGCCGATCATGATCCTGGCACTCACCTCCACCACGATCAGCAAACCCAGGATGTACGATCTGGCCTCCACGGTCCTGCAGCAGAAGATCTCCCAGGTGAGGGGAGTGGGACAGGTTACAGTGGGGGGCAGTTCACTCCCCGCCGTGCGCGTGGAGCTGAACCCCCTGGCACTGAGCAGGTACGGCGTAAGCCTGGAATCGGTGCGCACGACGCTCTCCGCCAACAACGTCAACCGCCCCACCGGCCAGCTCTCCGACGGCGAGCGCAGCTGGCAGATTCAGACCAACAACCAGCTGCACCGGGCCGAAGAGTACCTCCCCCTGATCATCTCCCACAACGCAGGCAGCAGCCTGCGCCTCGCCGACGTTGCGCGTGTGGAGGACTCGGTGGAGGATCTGCGCTCCACCGGACTGGCCAACGGCCAGCCAGCGGTGCTTCTGATCATCAACCGCCAGCCCGGCGCCAACATCATCGAGACCGTTGACCGGGTGCGTGACCTGCTGCCGCAGCTGGAGGCGGCCCTGCCCGGCGGCATCAGGATGTCGGTGACCATGGACCGCACCCCCTCCATCCGCGGCTCCCTGGCCGAGGTGGAGCAGAGCCTGGTCATCTCCGGCCTGCTGGTTATCCTGGTGGTGTTCGCCTTTCTGCGCACCCTGCGGGCGACCCTGATCCCGGCCGTGGCGGTGCTGGTCTCCATCGTCGCCACCTTCGCCGTCATGTACCTGTGCGACTACTCCCTGGACAACCTGTCGCTGATGGCGTTGACCATCGCCACCGGTTTCGTGGTGGATGACGCCATCGTGGTGCTGGAGAACATCACCCGCTACCGCGAGATGGGGCGTTCCCCCCTGGAGGCGGCCCTGGCCGGATCCAAAGAGATCGCCTTCACCGTGCTCTCCATGAGCATCTCCCTGGTGGCGGTATTCATCCCGATCCTGCTCATGGGGGGCATGGTGGGGCGTCTGTTCCGCCAGTTCGCCGTGACCCTCTCCACAGCGATCCTGGTTTCCCTGGCGGTCTCCCTGACCCTGACCCCCATGATGTGCGCCCGGCTGCTGAAGCCCGACAACCCCACGGGGCACGGTCGGCTTTTCCGGGCCGGCGAACGCCTGTTCGACCTGCTGCTGGAGGGCTACCGGCGAAGCCTGGCCTGGGCCCTGGCCCACTCCCGCCTGATGCTGGGGCTGGTGGTGGTGACGGTGGCGGTCAATGTCTACCTGTTCCGCGTCATCCCCAAGGGGTTCTTCCCCGAACAGGACACCGGCCGCATCTCCGGCAACATCCAGGCCAGCCAGGACATATCCTTCCAGGCCATGAGCGCCAAGCTGGCGCAGGTGGTGGAAATCATCGGCAGGGACCGGGACGTGGAGTACGTCACCGGCTTTACCGGCGGCGGATCAACCACCAACAGCGGACGCATGTTCATCGCCCTGAAACCGTTCGAGCAGCGCAGCACCAGCGCCCAGCAGGTGATCGGCCGCCTGCGGCAGAAACTGGCCGGAGTGGCGGGAGCGCCCACCTTCCTGCAGCCGGTGCAGGATCTGCGCGTGGGCGGCAGGGGGAGCAGCGCCCTGTACCAGTACACCCTGAGCAGCGAGGATCTGTCGCTGCTCACCAGCTGGGCGCCGGCCATGCTGGCCAGGATGCGCACCCTTCCGGGACTGGCCGACGTGAACAGCGACCAGCAGAACAGGGGCCGGGAGGTGGAACTGACCATCGACCGGCCGACCGCCGCGCGCCTGGGCATCACGCCCAAGGTGATCAACAATACCCTCTACGACGCCTTCGGCCAACGCCAGGTAGCGGTCAGCTACACCCTGCTGAACCAGTACCACGTGGTCATGGAGGTCGCGCCCCGCTTCTGGCAGCACCCCGACACCCTGCGCGACATCCGGGTCACCTCCTCCGACGGCGCCCAGGTGCCGCTCTCCGCCTTCACCCGTTTCCAGACCAGGCCCACCACCCTGGCCGTGAACCACCAGGGGCAGTTCCCCTCCGTGACCCTCTCCTTCAACCTGCTGCCGGGATATTCCCTGGGCGACGCCGTGGAGGCCATCGACAAAGCCAAACGCGACATGGGCTTTCCCGCCGCCATCCGGGGGAGCTTTCAGGGCACGGCCCAGGCCTTCCGGTCATCCATGGCCAGCCAGCCGCTGCTGATCCTGGCAGCCCTGGTAACGGTCTACATTGTGCTGGGCATGCTTTACGAGAGCTACATCCACCCGATCACCATCCTCTCCACCCTCCCCTCGGCAGGCGTGGGGGCGGTTCTGGCGCTCTTGCTCTGCAAGACCGACATGAGCCTGATCGCCATGATCGGGGTAATCCTCTTGATCGGCATCGTCAAGAAGAACGGCATCATGATGGTGGATTTCGCCCTGCAGGCCGAGCGGGGCGAAGGCAAGAGCCCGGAAGAAGCCATCTTCGCCGCCTGCCTGCTCCGCTTCCGTCCCATCATGATGACCACCATGGCAGCCCTCTTGGGCGCCCTCCCCCTGGCCCTGGGCCATGGTGTCGGTTCGGAACTGCGCCGCCCGCTGGGGATCGCCATCGTGGGGGGGCTGATTTTCAGCCAGATGATGACCCTCTACACCACGCCGGTGGTCTACCTGTACATGGACCGTTTCAGGATCTGGCTTGACCGGAAGAGGAAGCGGCGGTTTTCCACTGACGCAACTGCACAGGATGTCAACCTATGA
- a CDS encoding MFS transporter — translation MKPFCFSSSDLKFLLRALHSRNYRLFFIGQGTSLIGTWMQQVAVSWLVYRLTGSALLLGVTGFASQFPTFLMAPVAGVMVDRWNKQRLFLATQLCAMLQSVMLAGFVLTGTIQVWQIILFSTFLGVVNAFDIPVRQALVIDLVERKEELSNAIALNSSMFNAARLIGPSIAGVLVASLGEGVCFAINAASYLAVILAITALRLTPPAKARARKHILHELREGFGYAYSFTPIRSLLILLALTCLMGMPYVVLLPIFAREILHGGAHTFGFLVAAVGIGALACTLYLASRRSVLGLDRIIAVSAGLFGVAVACFALSGTFFLSLAFLCLAGFASMAQIASSNTILQTVVDNDKRGRVMSFYTMAFMGSTPLGGLVAGIIATRIGARPTLIMGGLACLAGGIVFARHLPEFRRMVRPIYERLGVIPDAASSAGAEQAPDSNSNSKRSLR, via the coding sequence ATGAAACCATTCTGCTTCTCATCCAGCGATCTGAAGTTTCTGCTGCGCGCCCTGCATTCCCGCAACTACCGGCTCTTCTTCATTGGACAGGGTACTTCGCTGATCGGCACCTGGATGCAGCAGGTGGCGGTCAGCTGGCTGGTCTACCGGCTGACCGGTTCGGCGCTCCTCCTGGGGGTGACCGGATTCGCCAGCCAGTTTCCCACCTTCCTGATGGCCCCCGTGGCCGGAGTGATGGTGGATCGTTGGAACAAACAGCGCCTGTTCCTGGCAACCCAGCTCTGCGCCATGCTCCAGTCGGTCATGCTGGCCGGCTTCGTGCTGACCGGAACCATCCAGGTCTGGCAGATCATCCTCTTCAGCACCTTCCTCGGCGTGGTCAACGCTTTCGACATCCCGGTGCGCCAGGCATTGGTGATCGATCTGGTGGAACGCAAGGAAGAGCTGAGCAACGCCATCGCTCTCAACTCATCCATGTTCAATGCCGCCCGCCTGATCGGTCCCTCCATCGCGGGCGTGCTGGTTGCCTCCCTTGGTGAGGGGGTCTGCTTTGCCATCAACGCGGCCAGCTACCTGGCCGTGATCCTGGCCATTACGGCCCTGAGGCTCACACCGCCGGCAAAAGCAAGAGCTCGGAAGCATATCCTCCATGAACTGCGGGAAGGCTTCGGCTACGCCTACTCCTTCACCCCCATCAGGAGCCTCCTCATCCTGCTGGCGCTGACTTGCCTGATGGGCATGCCCTATGTGGTCCTGCTCCCCATCTTCGCCCGTGAGATACTCCACGGCGGCGCCCACACCTTCGGTTTCCTCGTGGCTGCCGTCGGCATCGGGGCCCTGGCCTGCACCCTCTACCTTGCCTCCCGCCGCAGCGTCCTGGGGCTGGACAGGATCATCGCCGTCTCCGCCGGACTGTTCGGCGTAGCGGTGGCCTGTTTCGCCCTCTCCGGCACCTTCTTCCTGTCTCTGGCCTTCCTCTGTCTGGCCGGATTCGCGTCCATGGCCCAGATAGCCTCCAGCAATACGATCCTGCAGACCGTCGTGGATAACGACAAGCGGGGGCGGGTGATGAGTTTCTACACCATGGCCTTCATGGGATCGACTCCCCTGGGAGGGTTGGTGGCCGGAATCATAGCCACGAGGATCGGAGCGCGGCCGACCCTGATCATGGGGGGGCTGGCCTGCCTGGCCGGGGGAATCGTCTTCGCCAGGCATCTGCCGGAATTCCGCAGGATGGTGCGACCGATCTACGAGCGGCTGGGGGTCATCCCTGATGCAGCGTCGTCAGCGGGAGCGGAACAGGCCCCTGATTCTAATTCCAACTCAAAGCGCTCTCTTCGCTAG